Below is a window of 'Nostoc azollae' 0708 DNA.
AACGCTTAGAAGCTTTTCGCAGTAGAGACGACTTTCGTATGGCTTTAGAAGAAATTAAACTCAGCTACAGTAGTAGTTATAAAATTTACAATAGCTCAGAAACAGCTGACTTGGAGTGCCAATCGGCGTAATTGTGAACAGGTAACAGGGGGAGGTTTTTCTTCCCAGTACCGAGTACCTAGTACCCAATCCCCAGTCCCCAGTTCCCAAATATAAAACCATGCTTAACACCTCACCCGAATCTGATTGGGTGGGGTATTTTATTATCAATCAGGCCGACATCATTTGTTTGTTGTTCGTGTGAAATGAGGTTTATTTGGTTTATCCTGATTGATCCAATAAAATTATAGCTGTCACAATTATTAATAGTTCCGCTCTGGACAGTTGCCTGTGGAAGAAACTTGTACAGCACTGTCCTAAACTTGTCAAGAATTCTAAAAGTAGGCGTCAGTGATGGAAGCAATCTATCAGTATGCCTGGCTGATTCCAGTATTACCTCTTTTGGGAGCAATGCTGGTCGGTCTAGGGCTAATCTCAAAAAATCAGGTGACAAATCGCCTGCGACAGCTTAATGCAGTGGTAATTATCTCCCTCATGGGAGCAGCTATGGGACTGTCGTTGGCCTTGCTGTGGAGTCAATTTCAAGGACATGAGCCTTATCTCCGCACGCTGGAATGGGCAGCAGCAGGTAATTTTCACTTGACTATGGGCTACACTATTGACCACCTAACAGCCCTGATGTTAGTAATTGTCACAACAGTAGCCTTCTTAGTCATGATTTACACTGATGGCTATATGTCCCATGACCCTGGGTACGTGCGGTTTTACGCCTATCTCAGCTTATTTGGCTCTTCAATGTTGGGGTTGGTCGTCAGTCCCAACCTGGTACAAATTTATATCTTCTGGGAATTAGTAGGGATGTGTTCCTACCTCCTGGTTGGCTTTTGGTATGATCGCAAAGCGGCAGCAGATGCTTGTCAAAAGGCATTTGTAACTAACCGCGTTGGTGATTTTGGCCTACTTCTGGGTATTCTGGGGCTATTTTGGGCAACAGGTAGCTTTGATTTTATGATCATGGGTGATCGCCTGGCGAAACTGGTAGAAACAGGTTCTGTGAGCAATTTTCTCGCCATCCTGTTTGCGATTTTAGTCTTCCTTGGTCCAGTTGCCAAATCTGCCCAATTCCCCCTCCACGTCTGGCTACCAGATGCAATGGAAGGTCCTACACCCATTTCTGCCCTCATCCATGCGGCGACAATGGTAGCAGCAGGTGTATTCCTGATTGCGCGCATGTACCCAGTATTTGAACACGTTCCCGCTGCAATGACCGTGATCGCTTTTACTGGGGCATTTACAGCGTTTTTGGGGGCTACAATCGCTATTACCCAAAACGATATCAAAAAGGGCTTGGCTTACTCCACCATTTCCCAACTCGGTTACATGGTAATGGCTATGGGAGTAGGCGCTTATAGTGCGGGATTATTCCACCTCATGACCCACGCCTATTTCAAGGCGATGCTATTCTTGGGTTCAGGTTCGGTGATTCACGGTATGGAAGGCGTGGTTGGTCATGATGCTGTTTTAGCACAGGATATGCGGTTAATGGGTGGACTGCGGAAATATATGCCCGCCACCGGTATCACCTTCTTAATTGGTTGTTTGGCCATTTCCGGAATTCCTCCCTTTGCTGGTTTTTGGTCAAAAGATGAAATTCTTGGTGCCGCTTTTGCTGCTAACCCCCTGTTGTGGTTCATTGGTTGGGTAACAGCTGGGATTACCGCTTTCTATATGTTTAGAATGTATTTCTCGACATTTGAGGGCAAATTTCGGGGTAATGATGAAAAAATCAAAACCGAACTCAAAAATGCTGCGGCTGGGGCTGCTGAAAAATTAGGTGCTGTGGAACTAGCACCTAACTTTGGACCTGGGGCGATGAAAAAAGGTGAACTAGATAATCATTCTCATGACTCCCACGGATATCACAGCACTTCTCCCCATGAGTCTCCTTGGACAATGACTCTACCGTTGTTGGTGTTGGCTGTGCCTTCAATTTTGATTGGTTTGGTGGGTACTCCCTACGCCAATTATTTTGAGCAGTTTATCTTTTCTCCCAATGAAAGCCTGGCAGAAGTGATGGAAAAGGCTGCGGAATTTGACCCCCATGAGTTTTACATTATGGCGGGTAGTTCTGTGGCTATTTCTGTGGTGGGGATTACTTTGGCGGTGCTGATGTATTTAGCCCAGAAAATTGACCCTGCCGCGATCGCATCTAAAATCAAGCCACTGTATGAATTATCCTTGAACAAGTGGTACTTTGACGATATTTATCATCGTGTGTTTGTGCTTGGTTTGCGTCGTGTTGCTAGACAAGTGATGGAAGTTGATTTCCGCGTTGTTGACGGTGCGGTTAATTTAACTGGCTTCTTTACCTTGGTTAGTGGTGAAGGTTTGAAATACCTAGAAAACGGTCGGGTTCAATTCTATGCCTTAATTGTTTTTGGGGCTGTTTTGGGCTTGGTGATTGTTTTTGGTGTTACCTGATTTTAATGGGGGTGGGCGTTTGTCCGCCCCTAGATTATTTTTTTCACGCAGAGGCGCTCCAGACGCAGAGAGTAATTTTGTTTCGCGCAATCGCTCTTAGCGATCCCGAAGGGTAGACGCTAAGGAGCAAAGGTGCAAAGTTTTAGATTTTGAATATGTGGATACCCAATCCATCCATTAGTTATAGAAGTTACGCATTGACAAAAAAACTCATCCATGAGTCTTAAGCAGCAATGTAGTCGCGCACAACTAAAGTGAATAAGTTCCTTTGCAATTCATACCAATTAGAAATTATGTTTTCAGAGCGCATTGTTTCTAAACGAACAAATGCTTGAAGTGAACAAAATATCTGTGTTTCAATTCCTTGGCTATCTCTAACCATAAATCGAGAAATTCCACATACTTGTTTGATGGCTCTATGAAAACTTTCAATCCCCCAATGAGTATTATGAATTGTCACAAATTCACTTTTGGTGATTTGATTGAGAGCTTCTTCATCTGGTAGATAAACTATATAGTCTCTAGAGTCTTCTTTTTTGAAGTCTTGTCTAAACAGTTTGATCAATCGAAATGCTCTCAAATGAGTTATCGAACCTTCATCGGTAATTTCTAAACTCCTTAATAGACAATACTTTTCCAGTTTATTTGATACAGTTCTACTTTTGTCAATCCCAAATAGAAAACCCAATTTCTGGTTTTTCGAAAATTCTCAGCTTTCTACCCCTGAATACCAACTGTCTCCTGTAACTATTCTTGGTTTTACACCCCAATCAATCACTTCCTTGAGCATTTCCTGAAAATAATCGTTCTTCGTCTTTCCCTCCTTCTTCTCGTATATTCTGTAATTTATCGGTACTGAATTTCCATACACATCACTGTAGTACAGTGTGATTAAATTTATTCCTTTCATGGTCTTATGATATTTCCTAGACCAAAAATAACTGATTAATTCTGCATTTTTTGGGTCACCATACAATTTTTATACTACTGTGTTATCTACACTTGAAATCCCTCCTAGTATATTTATGATTTTCTTTACTGTATCGAATAAATATTTCGGTTCCTATCTTCTCTCTGAGCAATAATCTATTCACACTGTCATGTGAAACGTTTTCCAACATCTCTCCCAATCTACAACGTCCCCGATGCTTTGGTTCTGATAGCAAAAACAGAGTGTAATGTTCCAGATTGCATTCTGCTGTAGAAGGTTTAGTTATTTCTCTAATTCTCCTAAGTAGATAACATTTTTTACCACTACACTATTTTGCTACTTTCTCAATGCGTAAGTCCTAATTCTCTAAGAATTCAGGAGTCAGGAGTCAGGAGTGAGAATGTTTGAGAAATTGGTTAATTATCAGTATTTTTGGCGTTAACCTGAAAAAGATAACTGCTGTTCGCGTAGAGTGCCGTTAGGCATTAGCTGAATGCTTACCAAATTCTAAACTCTATTTCCCGATAACTGATAGTTTAAAATTTGGTTCTAACCTTGACTGTGTAACCTACTCATTTCGTACTGCACATCTAAAGCAATTTGCAAAGCTTCATTTAATAATCGTCCATGTTCAGTTGCTTGTTCAGTAACTTGCATAGATGTTAAAGTAGCCAAATTATTGGTAAATAACTCAGAATTACTTAAAATGAAATTCTTATTTTCTCGTAAAATTCGTTCTGTTTTTAATGCCCTTACTAAATCTAATTTTGTAAGGTTCAGAGCTTCAATCACTTTTTTTCTTTGCTTGATACCTACTTCTAAATTACCAGCTTCTTCTATTTGGTCGTTAATATTTATAGCGTTAATTACATCATTGTATCGTTTCACATCACTAAGTAAAATTCCCAAAGAATTTGTCATATTACTTTTGAGAAAATTACTTTTAATCTTCCACACCATATATAAGATTGTCTGGATAAAACCACCTATCCAGATACTAAGTAAAATTAATAGTATCCCAGATGGTATAGGAATTTTAATAACAAACATTTTGAGAAAAATATCAAATAAAAGATATAGAGAGACAAAAGTACAACAGCCAATAAAAACTACAGTGGCACCTTCAGTAACTCGCATCTTTTCTATTAAGTATTCTCCCCATTTACCTAGATACTTTGTAATAAGTATCAATTCATTATTAACAGGTAAA
It encodes the following:
- a CDS encoding NAD(P)H-quinone oxidoreductase subunit 5, which produces MEAIYQYAWLIPVLPLLGAMLVGLGLISKNQVTNRLRQLNAVVIISLMGAAMGLSLALLWSQFQGHEPYLRTLEWAAAGNFHLTMGYTIDHLTALMLVIVTTVAFLVMIYTDGYMSHDPGYVRFYAYLSLFGSSMLGLVVSPNLVQIYIFWELVGMCSYLLVGFWYDRKAAADACQKAFVTNRVGDFGLLLGILGLFWATGSFDFMIMGDRLAKLVETGSVSNFLAILFAILVFLGPVAKSAQFPLHVWLPDAMEGPTPISALIHAATMVAAGVFLIARMYPVFEHVPAAMTVIAFTGAFTAFLGATIAITQNDIKKGLAYSTISQLGYMVMAMGVGAYSAGLFHLMTHAYFKAMLFLGSGSVIHGMEGVVGHDAVLAQDMRLMGGLRKYMPATGITFLIGCLAISGIPPFAGFWSKDEILGAAFAANPLLWFIGWVTAGITAFYMFRMYFSTFEGKFRGNDEKIKTELKNAAAGAAEKLGAVELAPNFGPGAMKKGELDNHSHDSHGYHSTSPHESPWTMTLPLLVLAVPSILIGLVGTPYANYFEQFIFSPNESLAEVMEKAAEFDPHEFYIMAGSSVAISVVGITLAVLMYLAQKIDPAAIASKIKPLYELSLNKWYFDDIYHRVFVLGLRRVARQVMEVDFRVVDGAVNLTGFFTLVSGEGLKYLENGRVQFYALIVFGAVLGLVIVFGVT